The DNA region GGGGTGGACCAACCTCACCCCAGAGCATGTTGAccagctcttgtttttgcacTAAAATCTAAACATTTCCAAGCAATAGCTTTGCATAGCCTACATGcaaacaacagtgaagcatagccaactttttgtttatttcaaagtttatagtttaagtaaacttttattcagtctatttaatttaccttttatttattgttcaaaAGTAGCCTAACTGCCATACATTTCTgaatctgtcagtttgtgtgcagttgGCAGGGACTATACAATATTAcggcacatttttatttattttctctattggcTGCCCAAAAGTCATTAAGttaatgttgatattttaaataaaactcatATAGCCTAAGTGAATTTTGAGTGTGTTGAATTTGAAGGTATGATTCAACTGTTTCCATGGTCcagtattaaaaaataaaaaaaaagaaacgtaagaaagaaaagaaaagaaaatcgtAATATCGAATCGCAAAACATATCGTATCGTATCGGGGGCCCTGCTGATTCCCGTCCCTAATGCAAAGATGCGACAACCATGCAACATCTTACCTGTAAATGCAAGGCCACACGCAACGTTGCTGCCGAGGATGGGAACCTGCTCTCTAGAGATCTGACTCCAACATGCGTCATTTCCCACCACAGCGATAACTGGAGTCTGGaggggagaagaaagaagaaaatgtggaatattagaaaaaagaaaaatactgaaTTGTGCATGTTACTTCTACAAAAACAAGGCCCAGTTCCACTAATCTTGTGCTGAAGCCTTTAAAGCCTTTAGCGGGtatcattacattttcaaagtttatttatcattaaagCTACTAAGAGTTAGCTACTAAGAGATCTTAAATTTGTCAATGTCCAACAATACATTTGCACAGAAGTCTACTGTAGGCTGGTGAAAAAAATGCTTAATGACTACTTAATAGTAAAAGTGATAGAGAAAGAAGTTGCTACTTATACATTGTGGTTGTAATCCTCATCCAACCAGTGCGGTTTCTATCATACATTGAGTCATATAAGGTCACTGTAGCCTTTGACCACTCAAAacctaatcagttcatctttcagtccaagtgacaactgatcgAAAGTTGCAGAAACTCCCTCAAAGCAGTtttgagatatcacattcaagaggccaaaaatatgtttcttgagagatcacagtgaccttgaccgtTAACCTTCACACGCCTGTGCCAGATGTAATGGAATTTCCTTAAACGATATCTGATATTGctttgaccttgaccttttgtGATCAACGACTACCGAATTCGAATCAGTTCAATTCTGTCTTCAAGTGTTAACTGTTATActgttttacaaataaaaaaaaagttaatggAGTTAATGGATAAGCAGACCCTTGTAAGCATGTGGGTGAATGGTTGTAGCAAGTTTGAAGAGATTCACTCAAGCGGATCTTAAGATGTCACAttccagaaaaacataaaaataaataatataataataataataataataataataataatagttcaTGGATCAAACAGTCCCTTATAAACGTGAAGGTGATTTTACCTTGTGTCTCGTAAACGTGTCAAACTCTGCAACACTGTATCCTAAGGAGCCGTCACCATACACTATCCACACCTGAAAAGCACACAGAGTAAGTAGCATCTATTTTATAAAAAGGTCAATACTGATCAACAGAGGACCAGAACGGTACTTTCACTGGTGAGTGTACCTCAGAGTCAGGCCGGCACAGTTTAGCTCCCAGTGCAAATCCTCCGCCAACTCCCAGCGTTCCAAAGGCTCCTACACAATTACAAATTATTACACTATGATTATTGACCTCATATCTAATAATATTAACATGGAGTTTTCTGTGCACTCCTGCGACCTCTTTAAATGCAGACAAATAGGCAGAACACTgccattttgaaaatattatttataattgcggtataacatttaatatttcaatcACATAAgtgttttcacaaacacacacatcattgtgTACAGGATCTTACCTGGATCTAGCCAGCGCATAGGCCCTCTTGGTCTCATAATGTAAGCAGCACTTCCAACAAAATCTCCCCCATCAGCAACAATGATGCTGTCCTCTGCCATCAGGTCATCCACACAGTGCAGGACTTTCAGTGGATTTAAGTGGCGGTCTGTCTTCTCATCAGCTTTAGCTCTGGgataaaagaatatatatatataaaaaaaaaaaagtaatttatggATAGACTGTATAAAGAAATGTGAGACGcatttccacctcctcccatcTACATCTTGCTCAGAAACTAGAGTATCTGCAGTAGCGATCAAATCTGCTAAAGCCTGGCGTTACAAGGAATCAACAAATCTCAAGTCAGCCttatctgtcaatcatgatgttttataCCTTACCTTGACAACTTCAAACGACTAATTTTatccaaacttactggaaataTGAACACATCAGTGAGATAAAACCTGCCTAAAATGACACTGAAAAAAAATGCActtgatgtgtactttgaccTTCTAGTTTGGTCCAAGGAGAGGggggtttatgatctatactgcagccagccaccagatcaagatgttttggcttcacttttataAAGTTAACAGGATTATGTGatagacattttgtttcttttagctttttttaaGATTTCACTCATctgcacatttttattaatacatactgtgacacagagcagagaccaGAGATCTTCACTTTTTCTTACCGGTTTGTATTTTCTTTGGTCAAATCTCCTGTTTTGAGGCTCTGAGGCCATTCTTCTGGACAGCGGTGACCCTTCAGCCCTTTAGAAAGCTGCACTAAGAATGAACCAGCGTCACCTGAAATACaccaatatttacattttagacATATAGCGTTTAATGAACACATCTGTCATAACCTTAGAGACTACAAATCAATATTTTAAGTGCATTTTAAAGCCATAAGgctcaaacaacacaaactactTATTTGATAAAGGCTGTTCAGTGTAGACACGGGAGCCAGTGACAcagttttcttatttcttttaaatagcACATTTAGAATGACACAGTGacttataaaatataaacttgtGTAATGAAGATGACGATGATGGCGGCGGCGGCTTGTGAACATACCCTGAATTGCTATAGTTGGTTTCCAGAACATATCAGAGTTTTTCAGCAGCTGTGATTTGTCTCTGTTGACGGCGACGATCTTGCTCCGTCTGTTGAGAACTCTGCCGTAGCTCAGGCGGAAGTCACACACGGTGCCTgagaacacaacaaacagcaacacCTTTCTTTAGGAACTCTGAATAGTCTGTGACTCTGCTGGCTACTTTATATGCAGTTCAGCCTCTACTGGTCAACTAAAACTTTAAAACCACTTTCTGAGTTTGTCATTTCAGCCCTAGACAGCTTTTAATCTTTGAAACCTAATAAAAATAAGTTACATTTTCCAGACCTGCTAAAAGCACCAAGTCAGAGTCCTTCAGAGCATCTCTCCTGTTCTGACGGATGTGGATGGGACTGTTTTTACCCAGCATGCCACGAGACATGCCCCCAAGGAAGCATGGGATGCCCAGGTCCTCCAATGCCTTCCTGTAAagcagtgacatttttttttgactCAAGTGTTGCTCAGAAACATTATGAAACAAATTTGAAATGCCATCAGAAGGCTGAGGGAAAAATTGAGTAGCCCTTCTTTAACCACCTTTAAACCTTCTAGATCAGTAAGATACAGGATAGAGAAGTAGAGAGGAGGGGGATGTGAGATATTGTCCTTTACCTTATGTCATCAGCTGGCGTTGGGGGTAGTGTTGCTTGGCTACCAAGCAGAATAACAGGTTTCTTGGCTCGACTCACCAGCTCTATGCATCTTTGTACCTGAAttgtaatgaaaaaaatgacagggcaaaacaacatttaaaactcTGGCTTTGGACCCTGCAAGCAATGAAAGAGTCATCTCATCAAGTATAGTATttagcaaataataataataacagaaacTCTTAAATATCAAGAGCACTTGTACCTGATCCTCTGTGGCATGTGGGATGTCAACAGGAAGCGGAGACGCATCTCTAGTCTCCCAGGCTCCAGCAAACAGGTTTATCAGGTGGTTATTGAGGTACCTGAGGAGAAATCACCTCATCACATGCAAAATGTTTGTCTTCACAGTTAAGTGACATAAATCGCAGGGAGAGATGGCACTGAAAGTGAACAGTTCCCTATAAGATCTAACGTACAATGTAGTAAATCTCAGTATATCACTGTAACAATAAAGTTGCTGATTCTTGTAATGGGTAGAAGTGTAATTGTATATTATTTTGAAGTATTCTCACATTGTATATATCTTTCTTTACAATACATGTTCAGTGTCAACAAGACAGGACAAGCTGATAACATACCATGAGACAATTTTTCCCATCAAGCCCTTGGGAGGGTTCTTAACCCCAAACTCTTTGGATACCAGGTGGTAGGGGTACAGTGTGTCGATGGGGAACTCTATGAAAACGGGACCAGGAGTTCCAGACTGGGCAATGGCCAGGGCCTTCCTCATCGTAGGTACGATCTCTCTGATCGTCCTGATGGATGCACAGAACTTACACAGTGGCTTGAACAGAGACATCTGGTCAATGTCTTGCAGCGCTCCTCTGCCCTGTTCCACAAACACAGTTGACGGAGAGGTTAGAAGTTGCAGCTGAGAACACCAACAAGTGTGAACGAGTTTTAGGTCATACGCTTTGACTGACCAGAGTTGAACACAATGccctaaaatgaaaacaatatatttatatttcacctTCATCACAGTTGCATGagtgtttaaatgtatttcaccTGAAGTAGTGTACCAGCAGCTCCGCCTATGAGAAGCAATGGAGATTCAGCCATCTGAGCATTCTTCACCGCCGTCACTGTGTTAGTGAGGCCTGGGCCAGCAGTGACTGCAGCTACACCAACAGTGCCTGGTGGAAAGAGCCAAAATAACTCAGTAATGAGTCTGACTAAACACCTTCTACAAGCCTCTAGTAATgctgtcaattacacatcacaaaGTCTGCAGCAGGATGATTATTTTATGCTCCGCAACCGCATCATGATGTTTGAACACATTTATCCCTGTAACATTAAAACTGCACCTGACAATCTTGCCACGGCATCAGCAGCAAAGACAGCGGTGGCTTCGTGCCTGGTGTCCACGATGCGGATGCCAAGCTTCTCGCAAGCCACCAGGATAGGCGAGATGTGTCCACCGACGAGAGTGAAAACGAACTTGATCCCGTGGGAGCGGAGCACCTCCGCCACGCTCTCGCCTCCATGTCGTGGACTCTGTGTGTCCGTCTGAAATGCAtcaggggagagaagaaaggtTAAGATACAACACAATATTTGGATAATGCTTCACTTATTTAACAACTTtgaaaaccagaaaaaaaaactagctTTTGTCATGCTTAAATAACTGACAATGCAAGGTATGGCCCCCTCCAGGAGCATTTCACATAACCGATAATAGAATTTAAGTTGGTTCTCATTAAATTAAGAACCTGACTGAGTCTGATGTTTCCCGGTTACAGGCATGtgcagtttataaaaaaaaaaatcaagtagaTAGGCCCTCATTACCAAAAAccctcttgacatctttgttggtgTCATCCACATGCATGTCTCCGCTTTTCCATTCAGaggttttctttctgttgctcAGTctagaggatctcctgctgcgttttcACATTAGCCCCATTCACATCtggtgtttacatgtgttttttgtgatctGATCTCAAGTGGACAGCTCCAAGCACAGGTGGGAACGCAGGATCATGCCAGACTCCTTTCGGTGGTGGTCTGGGCCACATGTGAAGGACGGCTAATCAGCTGACATCCTCTGACCAGCTGCCAGGCGTGAACGCACAGactcagagctgtccacttgttattagatcacaaaaaaacatgtaagaGCGTGTGTAACGGGCCTGCAGCTCCTTTGGATCTCAACCGAAAGCAGTTGGACATTTGGGTTCACACATAGAGAATATGCGGggtctctggagttcagtgcatgtctgaaaacagctttttgtAATCAGTTGTTCATCGCTGACCTCAGTTGTTCTTTGCCTACCCTGTTGCAACGACCCTGGCCCCTTGTCTAAAAGCCTATcacactatctctctctctccccctccccctcccccgtcattcatatttcacaataaCCAAATATTGTAAGCCTTTGTGCAATCCCACTGACAGTTTGGCCTCTGTGCAATAAAATCCAGAGAGCTGGTGAAAGGTCATGTTCGTGCACATCGTCTCacctttcacctttgacctttggccacCTGCTACGCGCGGGTGGGGACAGCGATCTGAATTCCGACAAGATATTGCTAACAGGTCATATTCAGC from Platichthys flesus chromosome 4, fPlaFle2.1, whole genome shotgun sequence includes:
- the ilvbl gene encoding 2-hydroxyacyl-CoA lyase 2 — its product is MECLSSVLGCCAGVAVCALLLAAYKLGLVYQLFHKTDTQSPRHGGESVAEVLRSHGIKFVFTLVGGHISPILVACEKLGIRIVDTRHEATAVFAADAVARLSGTVGVAAVTAGPGLTNTVTAVKNAQMAESPLLLIGGAAGTLLQGRGALQDIDQMSLFKPLCKFCASIRTIREIVPTMRKALAIAQSGTPGPVFIEFPIDTLYPYHLVSKEFGVKNPPKGLMGKIVSWYLNNHLINLFAGAWETRDASPLPVDIPHATEDQVQRCIELVSRAKKPVILLGSQATLPPTPADDIRKALEDLGIPCFLGGMSRGMLGKNSPIHIRQNRRDALKDSDLVLLAGTVCDFRLSYGRVLNRRSKIVAVNRDKSQLLKNSDMFWKPTIAIQGDAGSFLVQLSKGLKGHRCPEEWPQSLKTGDLTKENTNRAKADEKTDRHLNPLKVLHCVDDLMAEDSIIVADGGDFVGSAAYIMRPRGPMRWLDPGAFGTLGVGGGFALGAKLCRPDSEVWIVYGDGSLGYSVAEFDTFTRHKTPVIAVVGNDACWSQISREQVPILGSNVACGLAFTDYHTVADGYGGKGYLVGREDEDRLSDIIRQVQKETAEGRATLLNVLIGKTNFREGSISV